The following are encoded together in the Dickeya lacustris genome:
- a CDS encoding DNA translocase FtsK, which yields MQSSRQATISGLQRHFRIGYNRAAHLIEAMESKGVVSAPTHDGTRTVIGEASQ from the coding sequence GTGCAGTCTTCACGCCAGGCGACGATATCCGGTCTCCAGCGCCATTTCCGCATCGGGTATAACCGCGCAGCACATTTGATTGAGGCGATGGAAAGCAAAGGTGTAGTCTCTGCGCCGACGCATGACGGCACACGGACAGTGATCGGGGAGGCGTCGCAATGA
- a CDS encoding KilA-N domain-containing protein, which produces MSTPIVIANIAIRRDADGRYNLNDLHRASGGEKRHAPSYWLANKQTIALIAELETTGIPVVRLEGRNGGTFVCRELVYAYAMWISASFNLRVIRTFDAAANPNPTAENVRERVQAGIMIVESAARTLNLSNSSKLGAYQKLQSIIGINLMPNYAIDAPSDAADGSSRTTKALTDLLRQHGFTMTAAIAYLRLEAAGIVERKTRSSTGKKTKSFWSLTSQGLRYGKNMTSPANPRETQPHFFESRADDLLAIIAGRDAA; this is translated from the coding sequence ATGAGTACGCCTATCGTGATTGCCAATATCGCCATTCGTCGCGATGCTGATGGCCGTTACAACTTGAATGATCTGCATCGTGCGTCTGGCGGAGAAAAGCGCCACGCCCCAAGCTACTGGCTGGCGAACAAGCAAACCATAGCGCTAATTGCCGAGCTGGAAACTACCGGGATTCCGGTAGTTAGGCTTGAGGGACGCAACGGTGGCACCTTCGTGTGTCGAGAGCTGGTTTATGCCTATGCGATGTGGATCAGCGCGTCATTTAACCTGAGGGTGATCCGCACTTTTGATGCGGCTGCTAATCCGAACCCAACGGCGGAGAATGTCCGTGAGCGAGTTCAGGCGGGGATAATGATCGTAGAGTCTGCCGCCCGAACACTAAACCTATCTAACAGCTCAAAGCTCGGTGCATATCAAAAACTACAGTCCATTATCGGCATCAACCTGATGCCTAACTACGCCATTGATGCACCCAGTGACGCGGCGGACGGCTCCAGCCGGACAACAAAAGCGCTTACCGATTTGTTACGCCAGCACGGTTTCACCATGACGGCGGCGATCGCCTATCTGCGGCTTGAGGCGGCGGGAATTGTTGAACGTAAAACACGCTCCAGCACGGGCAAGAAAACCAAATCGTTCTGGTCGCTGACATCACAGGGGCTGCGTTACGGCAAAAATATGACCAGCCCGGCTAACCCGCGCGAGACACAGCCACACTTTTTCGAATCTCGGGCTGATGATCTGTTGGCGATCATCGCGGGGAGGGATGCGGCATGA
- a CDS encoding phage N-6-adenine-methyltransferase has translation MTDFSQTEYVQTLNAQKAEDAHLLKDVGDQWRTPDTLFWGINAMFGPLVLDLFSDGENSTCPAYYTAEDNALVQDWSARLAELNGAAFANPPYSTAKMHEGEYITGMRHIMAHTAKMRERGGRYVFLIKSATSEVWWPEYADHVAFIRGRIAFEVPAWFKPKDDKQIPSSAGFGAAIAVFDKEWRGPAISYIQREKLLATGDAFLAQIRREAGRLAPQQSIIIPDTENTVWPAEVNFLFEQIPAAITLPAGLQNKLRSHINRLKLEGVPDSAIITTAETLSVAMGAAA, from the coding sequence ATGACTGATTTCTCCCAAACCGAGTACGTGCAGACTCTGAATGCTCAGAAAGCTGAAGATGCGCACTTACTGAAAGATGTAGGCGATCAATGGCGTACACCGGATACCCTTTTTTGGGGTATCAATGCCATGTTTGGCCCGCTGGTGCTCGATCTGTTCAGCGACGGGGAAAACTCGACGTGTCCGGCGTATTACACGGCGGAGGATAACGCGCTGGTGCAGGACTGGTCAGCGCGCCTGGCAGAACTGAACGGCGCGGCGTTTGCTAACCCGCCGTACAGCACAGCGAAAATGCATGAGGGTGAGTACATCACTGGTATGCGCCACATCATGGCCCACACAGCCAAAATGCGAGAGCGCGGTGGGCGGTATGTGTTTCTCATCAAATCAGCCACGTCTGAAGTCTGGTGGCCTGAGTATGCGGATCACGTTGCGTTCATTCGCGGGCGTATTGCGTTTGAGGTTCCCGCCTGGTTTAAACCGAAAGACGATAAGCAAATTCCCAGTAGCGCGGGCTTTGGCGCAGCTATCGCGGTGTTTGATAAAGAATGGCGTGGCCCGGCTATCAGTTACATTCAGCGGGAAAAACTGCTGGCGACGGGTGACGCGTTTTTAGCGCAAATCCGGCGTGAGGCGGGGCGGTTAGCACCTCAGCAGTCGATCATCATTCCAGATACCGAGAATACCGTCTGGCCTGCGGAAGTTAATTTTCTGTTCGAGCAGATCCCGGCAGCGATCACGCTGCCTGCTGGCCTGCAAAACAAACTCCGCAGTCATATCAATCGCCTGAAACTCGAAGGCGTACCGGATTCGGCAATTATCACGACCGCAGAAACATTATCCGTAGCCATGGGAGCAGCGGCATGA
- a CDS encoding DNA cytosine methyltransferase gives MKNNREIVVDNFAGGGGASTGIELAIGRSVDIAINHDPNAIAMHTTNHPDTLHYCESVFDIDPVAATAGRPVGLAWFSPDCTHFSKARGSAPVKKEIRGLAWIVVRWALATRPRVILLENVVEFKTWGPLLIDADGTRQPDPARSGETFAAFVSMLSDGVTADHPALAECCEFLGITLDSEPAQRLVRGLGYNVDHRELRADNYGTPQRRKRFFMVMRCDDQPIVWPKPTHGDPKSLEVQAGQLKPWRKAADCIDWSISSPSIFERKKALADNTLRRVAKGLWRHVLTNAEPFIVGAGGPEYSGKPVAINQPFGTIATENHRAVVTPVLTPFINEHANASNQRTMSIDEPVRTLCAQVKGGHFSVVAPTMIPLRGTNEHQLFGHSIERPLSTVTASGAHHALVTASLVDMGHGESCGTGARRWSDGIRSLKTPLNTVTASAAPSALTTALFEQANGGFYDGDGHAADVPMSTLTASGSNQRLVTAYLIKYYSSGGQWQRADEPLHTITAKDRAGVVEVIKVPAGSLSPELREKARRCAELLHSHLPEYFAESAEMVLMTYRGAWWVLVDITLRMLQPPELYAAQGFPCWYVIDIDYRGVRHTKTAQVARCGNAVPPQFAEALVRANLPEMCAEREGAAA, from the coding sequence ATGAAAAATAACAGGGAAATCGTTGTCGATAACTTCGCCGGTGGTGGTGGCGCGTCAACGGGTATTGAGCTGGCAATTGGTCGCAGCGTTGATATCGCGATTAATCACGATCCGAACGCGATTGCGATGCACACGACAAATCATCCAGACACGCTGCATTACTGCGAGAGCGTCTTTGATATTGATCCGGTTGCTGCGACCGCTGGCCGTCCTGTGGGCTTGGCGTGGTTTAGCCCCGATTGCACGCACTTCTCTAAGGCGCGTGGTAGCGCACCGGTGAAAAAAGAAATCAGAGGATTGGCTTGGATCGTTGTGCGATGGGCGTTGGCGACTCGCCCACGGGTGATTCTGTTAGAAAATGTGGTCGAATTCAAAACATGGGGACCGCTGCTGATTGATGCTGACGGCACACGCCAGCCAGACCCTGCGCGATCAGGGGAGACGTTCGCTGCATTCGTCAGCATGTTGTCTGATGGCGTAACCGCAGATCACCCAGCGTTAGCGGAATGCTGTGAATTTCTGGGCATTACGCTTGATAGTGAGCCAGCGCAGCGGTTGGTGCGTGGGTTGGGATATAACGTAGATCACCGTGAATTACGAGCTGACAACTACGGCACGCCGCAGCGCCGCAAGCGTTTTTTCATGGTTATGCGCTGCGATGACCAGCCTATCGTTTGGCCTAAACCTACCCACGGCGATCCGAAATCTCTGGAAGTTCAAGCGGGGCAACTGAAACCATGGCGGAAAGCAGCGGATTGCATTGACTGGTCGATTTCGTCTCCGTCGATTTTTGAGCGCAAGAAGGCATTAGCCGACAACACTCTACGCCGAGTTGCGAAGGGGCTGTGGCGCCACGTCCTTACCAATGCCGAACCGTTCATTGTTGGGGCTGGTGGCCCCGAATATTCTGGTAAGCCGGTCGCTATCAATCAGCCTTTCGGCACTATTGCTACTGAAAACCACCGTGCAGTGGTAACGCCCGTATTAACACCATTCATCAACGAGCACGCGAATGCGAGCAATCAGCGCACGATGTCTATTGATGAACCCGTGCGGACGTTATGCGCCCAGGTGAAAGGCGGCCATTTCTCCGTTGTTGCACCGACAATGATTCCGCTGCGTGGAACGAATGAGCACCAACTTTTTGGGCATAGCATAGAACGCCCGTTATCAACGGTGACGGCCAGCGGGGCGCACCATGCGCTGGTTACTGCCAGCTTGGTAGATATGGGGCATGGCGAATCGTGCGGCACGGGCGCGCGGCGCTGGAGTGATGGCATTCGCTCGCTGAAAACACCACTGAACACGGTTACAGCCAGTGCTGCGCCGAGTGCGCTGACAACGGCACTATTCGAGCAAGCGAATGGAGGGTTTTACGATGGCGACGGCCATGCCGCCGACGTGCCTATGTCTACTCTTACTGCTTCTGGCAGTAATCAGCGGCTGGTGACAGCCTACCTGATCAAGTATTACAGCTCTGGCGGGCAATGGCAGCGTGCTGATGAACCGTTGCACACCATTACAGCGAAGGACCGCGCGGGAGTTGTTGAGGTTATAAAAGTCCCTGCTGGTTCCCTTTCCCCTGAACTGCGTGAGAAGGCACGCCGCTGTGCGGAGTTGCTTCATTCTCATCTTCCTGAATATTTCGCTGAATCCGCCGAAATGGTACTGATGACGTATCGCGGTGCCTGGTGGGTACTAGTAGATATCACCCTGCGTATGCTCCAGCCGCCAGAGTTATACGCTGCCCAAGGTTTTCCCTGCTGGTACGTCATTGACATAGACTATCGCGGCGTGCGGCACACGAAAACCGCTCAGGTTGCGCGGTGCGGTAACGCCGTTCCACCTCAGTTTGCCGAAGCGCTTGTGCGTGCAAATCTGCCAGAAATGTGCGCCGAACGTGAAGGGGCGGCTGCATGA
- a CDS encoding DUF1367 family protein codes for MTTATRTKSPKKHKTEALGVLLPGGGIKYCTDHDRDVMKGVPIGTPISLTPIGDRRSIKHHRKFWKLLELGFAYWVPEWAFVSAPEEWIAHRVARRTAQMAGNPELYENVTKEIAAQVLSEVAGERRRRFDPEAVKTKDAYLNHVMVKAGFYDLAPNPDGGTLKQRWSIAFVNMGQEKFDKVYRGVFGVIWNETMNQYFADEAEMENAVNQLMNF; via the coding sequence ATGACAACCGCTACCCGCACCAAATCACCTAAGAAGCACAAAACCGAAGCGCTGGGCGTACTGCTGCCCGGCGGTGGTATCAAATACTGTACTGATCATGACCGCGACGTAATGAAAGGGGTGCCAATCGGCACCCCGATCTCGCTCACACCTATCGGCGACCGCCGCAGCATCAAGCATCACCGCAAATTCTGGAAGCTGCTCGAACTGGGGTTTGCTTATTGGGTTCCTGAATGGGCATTCGTCAGCGCACCGGAAGAATGGATTGCGCACCGTGTTGCCAGGCGCACTGCGCAGATGGCAGGGAACCCTGAGCTATACGAGAACGTGACTAAAGAAATCGCAGCCCAGGTGTTGAGCGAAGTCGCTGGTGAACGTCGCCGGCGCTTTGATCCCGAAGCGGTTAAAACCAAAGATGCCTACCTGAACCACGTCATGGTAAAGGCCGGATTTTACGACCTAGCGCCGAACCCCGACGGCGGCACGCTGAAGCAGCGCTGGAGTATCGCGTTTGTGAATATGGGGCAGGAGAAATTCGACAAGGTATACCGTGGTGTATTTGGCGTGATCTGGAACGAGACGATGAACCAGTATTTTGCTGATGAAGCAGAAATGGAAAACGCCGTTAACCAGTTGATGAATTTTTGA
- a CDS encoding nuclease domain-containing protein translates to MFKSPAYRSKALRDSARGCACTLQISGVCNCDRETTVLCHLPSPTHGMAYKSDDFFAVFGCSSCHDVIDGRVPYDWRPGEKEETYLAALHATWRIWFDESLLAAKGGRFA, encoded by the coding sequence ATGTTTAAATCTCCAGCGTATCGCTCGAAAGCCCTCCGTGATTCTGCCCGTGGGTGTGCCTGTACGCTGCAAATCTCAGGCGTTTGTAATTGCGATCGCGAAACAACGGTGCTCTGCCATTTACCCAGCCCAACGCACGGCATGGCCTATAAGTCGGATGACTTCTTTGCAGTATTCGGCTGTTCTTCTTGTCATGATGTGATTGATGGACGCGTGCCATATGACTGGCGGCCGGGTGAGAAAGAGGAAACTTATCTGGCCGCGCTGCACGCGACGTGGCGCATCTGGTTTGATGAAAGCCTGCTGGCGGCAAAAGGAGGCCGGTTTGCGTAA
- a CDS encoding VRR-NUC domain-containing protein, producing the protein MRNSIDALAVVGSRAKLETYGDGVRKVCHQPELEEQAALIQWAKLATINGIRPGNYLIHIPNEGKRGPKAARDAKRLGMRAGVHDLFLALPYGGYAGLWIEMKAAGGRPTPGQLEWQELMRAAGYRAEICYGFDSARNEIERYLQNMKCSAVNP; encoded by the coding sequence TTGCGTAATTCAATTGACGCTCTGGCAGTGGTTGGCAGCCGGGCGAAACTTGAGACGTATGGTGATGGCGTGCGTAAGGTTTGTCACCAGCCCGAACTGGAGGAACAGGCGGCACTTATCCAGTGGGCGAAACTGGCTACCATCAATGGCATTCGCCCTGGTAACTACCTGATCCACATTCCTAATGAGGGAAAGCGCGGGCCAAAAGCAGCGCGGGATGCCAAACGATTGGGAATGAGGGCGGGTGTTCACGATTTATTCCTGGCATTGCCATATGGTGGATATGCTGGCTTATGGATCGAGATGAAGGCGGCAGGTGGTCGGCCGACGCCGGGCCAATTGGAATGGCAAGAGTTAATGCGCGCGGCTGGTTACAGAGCTGAAATTTGCTATGGATTTGATTCCGCCCGCAATGAGATAGAACGGTATTTGCAGAATATGAAATGTTCTGCTGTTAATCCCTGA
- a CDS encoding TIGR02642 family protein — MSIESLNVGRGRASLSKEQILGALATAQRHNSIGYDVLMAKYRHDNQAEQRIRAAITDWVTIHSDLDHARSACQLALNMMLERNLPAQINHISKLLCKYGPRFSQVRKNIDLLRAEIKRLEKARSQVKTADKEYHLIGQQIVALSAGVEAERQGLRAWANRQAMRSNVCPRCSGTGRTHRPVIALCNECGGSGRITATYTYEHLRASLANIGAVIATGEWSQYLGLVKQCLRWLYVEESEAVYILSKKIHDEVET, encoded by the coding sequence ATGAGTATTGAATCACTCAACGTCGGGCGCGGACGTGCTTCCCTGTCCAAAGAGCAAATCTTGGGGGCGCTCGCGACCGCGCAACGCCATAACTCAATAGGCTATGATGTGCTGATGGCGAAATATCGCCACGATAATCAGGCCGAGCAGCGGATACGTGCCGCGATTACAGATTGGGTAACTATTCATTCCGATTTAGATCATGCAAGGAGTGCCTGTCAATTGGCGCTTAATATGATGCTGGAGCGTAATTTGCCAGCCCAGATAAATCACATCAGTAAATTGTTGTGCAAATACGGGCCGAGATTTTCGCAGGTGCGCAAGAATATTGATTTGCTGCGTGCTGAGATTAAGCGTCTGGAAAAGGCTCGTAGCCAGGTGAAAACCGCAGATAAGGAATATCATCTGATCGGCCAGCAAATTGTCGCATTGTCAGCAGGGGTTGAGGCGGAACGTCAAGGACTGAGGGCATGGGCCAACCGGCAGGCAATGCGCAGTAATGTCTGCCCCCGGTGCAGCGGTACTGGCCGGACGCATAGACCGGTCATTGCACTCTGTAATGAGTGCGGCGGGAGTGGGCGCATTACGGCAACGTATACGTATGAGCACTTGCGGGCGTCGCTGGCTAACATAGGGGCTGTGATAGCAACTGGAGAATGGTCGCAGTATCTGGGGCTGGTGAAGCAGTGCTTGCGTTGGTTGTATGTTGAAGAATCAGAAGCCGTCTATATTCTCAGTAAGAAAATACACGATGAGGTAGAAACGTAA
- a CDS encoding DUF6979 family protein codes for MGIYGKTAVAVVSAYDSSNKPDPRECWEYSITLFTNSRDSQRKGCPKSAFLGLCQDGYVKGIPKGDYLPPDSPNKRYAVVAAECVLKEPSRKYSRAELWRIATKDCPDAAENENGQIDVVLTLKDAGLLQHPD; via the coding sequence ATGGGTATTTACGGCAAAACAGCGGTAGCAGTGGTATCAGCATACGATAGCAGTAATAAGCCTGACCCAAGAGAGTGCTGGGAATATTCAATTACCCTGTTCACCAATAGCAGGGACAGCCAGAGAAAAGGGTGTCCAAAATCTGCATTTCTTGGCTTGTGTCAGGATGGGTATGTTAAGGGGATCCCGAAGGGAGATTATCTACCACCAGATAGCCCAAATAAAAGATATGCCGTGGTCGCGGCAGAATGTGTACTGAAAGAACCCAGCAGAAAATATTCAAGGGCTGAATTGTGGCGAATCGCCACGAAAGATTGTCCTGATGCTGCGGAAAACGAGAATGGGCAAATAGATGTTGTTTTGACACTGAAAGACGCTGGTTTACTACAGCACCCTGATTGA
- a CDS encoding phage holin, lambda family → MKMQNNVHTWTDFWDLLRMWWNGDMPLGGVLLSILITVLRVAYMGGGHKKMLLEAALCGALTLTVISSLEYFSLPRTLTVAIGGSIGFIGVEQIRTLALRILGNRFGGNNPQA, encoded by the coding sequence GTGAAGATGCAAAATAATGTTCATACCTGGACGGACTTCTGGGATTTGCTCCGTATGTGGTGGAACGGTGATATGCCGCTCGGCGGCGTACTGCTGTCTATCCTGATTACCGTCCTGCGGGTTGCGTATATGGGCGGTGGCCACAAAAAAATGCTGTTGGAAGCGGCGCTGTGCGGCGCGCTGACGCTGACGGTGATTTCATCACTGGAGTATTTCAGCCTGCCGCGCACGCTCACTGTTGCGATTGGCGGCAGCATCGGCTTTATCGGCGTTGAGCAGATCCGCACGCTGGCGCTGCGCATTCTTGGCAACCGCTTTGGCGGCAATAACCCACAGGCGTAA
- a CDS encoding glycoside hydrolase family 104 protein produces MTQDPPWHKNLSAFLDMLAFSEGTATHPLTRNRGYDVIVTGLDGKPEIFTDYHDHPFASGRPGKIFSKQGLRSTAAGRYQQLYRYWPTYKAQLKLPDFSPDSQDSLAIQLIRERRALDDVIAGRIERAIEACNNIWASLPGAGYGQREHKVERLIAAYQQAGGVLAQD; encoded by the coding sequence ATGACTCAGGATCCACCATGGCATAAAAATTTATCCGCGTTTCTGGATATGTTGGCTTTTTCAGAAGGCACCGCCACCCACCCACTGACGCGTAACCGTGGCTATGACGTGATAGTCACCGGTCTTGATGGCAAACCGGAAATCTTTACTGATTACCATGATCACCCGTTTGCCAGCGGTCGTCCGGGAAAAATTTTCAGCAAACAGGGGCTGCGCTCCACTGCTGCCGGGCGCTATCAGCAGCTCTATCGTTATTGGCCGACGTACAAAGCGCAGCTAAAACTGCCAGATTTCAGCCCCGACTCTCAAGACTCGCTGGCGATTCAGTTGATTCGCGAGCGCCGGGCGCTGGATGACGTGATCGCGGGCCGCATTGAGCGTGCCATTGAGGCGTGCAACAACATTTGGGCTTCGTTGCCGGGTGCTGGTTACGGCCAGCGCGAGCATAAGGTTGAGAGACTGATTGCCGCTTATCAGCAAGCCGGTGGGGTATTAGCACAAGATTGA
- a CDS encoding terminase: MAKYDWKKLLADYAAAYSATGISPVEWCAQNEVPYSSAKRYITIKAATDFIALNSQIRSSQKSDSQIRKEKGANRKSEDKRDDSGDNDMEESADADNSDTGDCPPETEPQRDASGRFAEGNKLGGNYGVPANAFQPGNQIPRKHSAYAKYLDADELFDAAKESDLRDELIFTRARALSVTKTLNKIMEDLHNATDVETRIELYDKLLKAEAGLDRNIARIESIENSLSRLQLDAVNVPRLSADTLRIKAATAKLKAETEKLTAESKDVTTPLTDVVRDIHAMPDDGMLAQ; the protein is encoded by the coding sequence ATGGCGAAGTACGATTGGAAAAAACTGCTGGCCGATTATGCCGCTGCATACTCAGCAACGGGAATATCTCCAGTTGAGTGGTGCGCTCAGAATGAGGTGCCCTATAGCTCGGCGAAGCGTTACATCACGATAAAGGCTGCAACGGATTTCATTGCGCTGAATTCGCAAATTCGCAGTTCGCAAAAAAGTGATTCGCAGATTCGCAAAGAGAAAGGCGCGAATCGCAAAAGCGAGGACAAGCGCGATGATTCTGGTGATAACGATATGGAGGAATCAGCAGACGCAGACAACAGTGACACCGGCGATTGTCCGCCTGAAACGGAACCGCAACGGGATGCTAGCGGGCGCTTTGCTGAAGGGAACAAGCTGGGTGGGAATTATGGTGTTCCGGCTAATGCGTTCCAGCCTGGCAATCAGATCCCGCGCAAACATTCCGCCTACGCCAAATATCTGGACGCCGATGAACTTTTCGACGCGGCCAAAGAATCCGATCTGCGCGACGAACTGATATTCACCCGCGCCCGCGCGCTGTCAGTCACTAAGACACTGAACAAAATCATGGAGGATTTGCACAACGCGACAGATGTTGAAACCCGCATCGAACTGTATGACAAGTTGCTCAAAGCTGAGGCGGGGCTTGATCGCAATATTGCCCGCATTGAATCGATTGAGAACAGCCTGAGCCGATTACAACTGGATGCGGTGAATGTGCCACGCCTGAGCGCTGATACGCTGCGCATTAAAGCGGCCACCGCCAAGCTGAAAGCCGAGACCGAGAAGCTGACAGCAGAAAGCAAGGACGTGACGACACCGCTAACTGATGTGGTGCGTGATATTCACGCGATGCCGGATGATGGAATGTTGGCGCAATGA
- a CDS encoding terminase, with product MTEAQQRLFILSKLSNPWWRLNNLYKIENEKGQLVTFRMRPAQRRLFKAMHYRNIVLKARQLGFSTAIDIYLLDQALFNTNLKCGIIAQDKSAAGEIFRTKISIPFDNLPGWLRSTFKITERRSGANGGYILFSHGSSIQVATSFRSGTVQRLHISEHGKICAKYPAKAKEVRTGTLNAVHDGCIVFDESTAEGVGGDFHTMSIRALELAQSGVSLTMQDYKFHFYPWFDDPKYVAPVPAGGLRLSKYHQEYFAAVEAATRVTLSDEQRQWYIRKEVEQGEEMKQEFPSTPQEAFLTSGRRVFPAINVMNAESGCCPPRIVYDIDPVTGKREKVQALRAGGQDELQRTLLNHLLVWELPDPDEDYAIGADVAEGLENGDRSSFDVVKKSDGEQVAHWFGHLDAELFAQLLAHIGKWYNTAYVGPERNNHGHAVLQKLRDIYPPRAIYAEQHLDRDNDDETPKLGWLTTKQSKPIVTEGLKTLLREKASGIRWVGTINELNTYVYDAKGSMGAQTGCFDDQVMSYAIAQEMRARMPARPKLKPIDRSKPTHWMSH from the coding sequence ATGACCGAGGCGCAGCAGCGCCTTTTTATTTTGTCCAAATTGAGCAATCCGTGGTGGCGGCTCAACAATCTGTACAAGATAGAGAACGAAAAGGGCCAACTGGTCACGTTTCGGATGCGCCCGGCGCAGCGTCGTCTGTTCAAGGCCATGCACTACCGCAATATTGTGCTCAAGGCCCGCCAGTTGGGTTTCTCCACGGCGATTGATATCTACCTGCTGGATCAGGCGCTGTTTAACACCAATCTCAAGTGCGGGATTATTGCGCAGGATAAGAGCGCCGCAGGCGAAATCTTTCGTACTAAGATATCGATACCGTTCGACAATCTGCCAGGCTGGCTACGCTCGACGTTCAAAATCACCGAGCGGCGCAGCGGTGCTAATGGCGGTTATATCCTGTTTTCTCACGGCTCCAGCATTCAAGTGGCCACGTCGTTCCGCTCCGGCACCGTCCAGCGGCTGCACATTTCTGAGCACGGAAAAATCTGCGCCAAGTATCCGGCCAAGGCAAAAGAGGTGCGAACCGGTACGCTGAACGCCGTGCATGATGGTTGTATCGTGTTTGACGAATCCACAGCGGAAGGCGTGGGCGGCGATTTCCATACCATGAGTATCCGAGCGCTTGAGCTGGCGCAATCCGGTGTCAGTCTGACGATGCAGGATTACAAGTTTCATTTCTATCCATGGTTCGACGATCCGAAATACGTTGCGCCCGTTCCGGCCGGTGGTCTGCGCCTGAGTAAATATCACCAGGAATACTTTGCTGCGGTTGAAGCAGCAACGCGCGTCACGCTAAGTGATGAGCAACGGCAGTGGTATATCCGTAAAGAGGTCGAGCAGGGCGAGGAAATGAAACAGGAGTTTCCTTCCACGCCACAGGAAGCATTTCTGACCTCTGGCCGTCGCGTGTTTCCAGCAATTAACGTGATGAATGCTGAATCCGGCTGCTGCCCGCCGCGCATTGTTTACGATATCGATCCGGTAACGGGCAAACGTGAGAAAGTTCAGGCGTTACGTGCAGGTGGTCAAGATGAGCTACAACGCACGTTGCTGAATCATTTGCTGGTCTGGGAATTGCCCGATCCCGATGAGGATTATGCTATCGGTGCTGACGTGGCGGAAGGTCTGGAAAACGGCGACCGATCGTCGTTTGATGTCGTGAAGAAATCCGACGGGGAGCAGGTAGCACACTGGTTCGGCCATCTGGATGCTGAATTGTTTGCGCAACTGCTGGCACACATCGGCAAGTGGTACAACACCGCCTACGTCGGGCCAGAGCGCAACAACCACGGCCATGCCGTATTGCAGAAGCTCCGCGATATCTACCCGCCCCGAGCTATTTACGCCGAGCAGCACCTTGATCGCGATAACGACGATGAGACGCCGAAACTGGGCTGGCTGACGACCAAACAAAGTAAGCCGATTGTCACCGAAGGGCTGAAAACGCTATTGCGTGAAAAGGCCAGCGGCATTCGCTGGGTTGGCACCATCAACGAATTGAACACCTACGTCTATGACGCCAAGGGCAGCATGGGCGCGCAAACCGGTTGTTTCGATGACCAGGTGATGAGCTATGCCATTGCGCAGGAAATGCGTGCCCGTATGCCAGCCCGCCCGAAACTGAAACCTATCGACCGCTCTAAACCCACTCACTGGATGTCACATTGA